Proteins from a single region of Deltaproteobacteria bacterium:
- a CDS encoding sigma-70 family RNA polymerase sigma factor, which translates to MLSDPDRNDRDLAVRIQKGDRNAFTELVSAYQNRIFNFTYQFFRNEDLAAELTQETFLRVFRFLRRYDPKKKFSTWIYSIAKNICIDEYRRLKRGKIVSMHEIPPGAIVGDSDARHLKDPSYISMQMEERMFIEESIALLPEKYRMAIILCYFQDLSYREIGDILGISLNLVKVRIFRAKKRLLEIMKARSEPDGIAAP; encoded by the coding sequence GTGTTATCCGATCCGGACAGAAATGATAGAGACCTTGCGGTAAGGATTCAAAAGGGGGATAGGAACGCCTTCACGGAACTTGTATCCGCCTACCAGAACAGGATATTCAACTTTACATATCAATTTTTCAGGAACGAGGACCTGGCGGCCGAACTGACCCAGGAGACGTTCCTGAGGGTGTTTCGATTCCTCAGGCGGTACGATCCGAAGAAGAAGTTCTCCACCTGGATCTACAGCATTGCGAAAAACATCTGCATAGACGAATACCGCAGATTGAAAAGAGGTAAAATCGTATCGATGCATGAAATTCCCCCCGGCGCCATCGTCGGAGATAGTGACGCCCGGCATCTGAAGGACCCCTCCTACATATCCATGCAGATGGAGGAGAGGATGTTCATCGAAGAATCCATCGCCCTTCTCCCCGAGAAATACAGGATGGCCATTATCCTCTGCTACTTTCAGGATCTTTCCTACCGGGAAATCGGGGACATTCTCGGGATCAGCCTGAACCTTGTCAAGGTGAGGATTTTCCGTGCAAAAAAGAGGCTCCTGGAGATTATGAAAGCCAGGTCGGAACCGGATGGAATAGCCGCCCCTTAA
- a CDS encoding TlpA family protein disulfide reductase, whose protein sequence is MMKMIQPPGRTHLFSAMFILLSLALLLSSAAFASDETDKVAESRILKAGTKAPDFEIQTIDGKPYHLQDHIGRKPILLFFWSFFCGPCREEMPSFQKIYSELGKDRLEFVGVNLDGKGLSKAIEKFLASSKMEFVPLFDELVGVDYKVADPYGIAGTPTVYIIDLKGNIAFSAVGRVEPDELKGVLEGILAGS, encoded by the coding sequence ATGATGAAAATGATTCAACCGCCGGGCAGAACACACCTCTTTTCGGCAATGTTCATACTGCTTTCTCTCGCCCTTTTACTGAGCAGCGCCGCCTTCGCCTCCGACGAGACCGATAAAGTTGCTGAAAGCCGGATCCTGAAGGCAGGAACTAAAGCGCCTGATTTCGAAATCCAGACCATCGATGGAAAACCTTACCATCTTCAGGATCACATTGGTCGAAAACCCATTCTTCTCTTCTTCTGGTCGTTCTTCTGCGGCCCATGCAGGGAGGAAATGCCATCTTTCCAGAAGATCTACTCTGAACTTGGAAAGGATCGTCTGGAATTTGTCGGGGTAAACCTGGACGGGAAGGGCTTGAGTAAAGCCATCGAGAAGTTCCTGGCAAGTTCGAAAATGGAGTTCGTGCCTCTTTTCGATGAACTGGTCGGGGTAGACTACAAGGTGGCCGATCCCTATGGAATCGCCGGAACGCCAACCGTCTACATTATCGACCTGAAAGGAAATATCGCGTTTTCCGCGGTGGGCAGGGTCGAGCCTGACGAGTTGAAAGGGGTCCTGGAGGGTATATTGGCGGGAAGCTGA
- a CDS encoding TlpA family protein disulfide reductase encodes MVSPRKIRALIVLGRPGLAALLVLLAILATAFSPHVTMGASIKEGDVAPVFTGQDLKGISRNLQDHIGKDVIMLDFWSIYCVSCVQEMPKLVELHRKYRDRGFVAFGINLDSFSIRRVKRFVAGLDYDVSYPIIVDRKREIAGAYKVGVLPTTIFIGKDGKVKLFHIGYKPGNENEFDDLIKKLLK; translated from the coding sequence ATGGTTTCTCCCCGGAAAATCAGGGCGCTAATTGTACTCGGAAGGCCTGGTCTTGCAGCATTACTTGTGCTGCTGGCCATTCTCGCAACCGCTTTTTCCCCTCACGTGACCATGGGGGCCTCCATTAAGGAGGGAGATGTCGCTCCGGTTTTCACCGGGCAGGACCTGAAGGGAATTTCCCGTAACCTCCAGGATCACATTGGCAAAGATGTCATCATGCTGGACTTCTGGTCCATCTACTGCGTTTCCTGCGTTCAGGAGATGCCCAAACTGGTGGAACTTCACAGGAAATACAGGGACCGGGGTTTCGTGGCCTTCGGGATCAATCTTGACTCTTTCAGCATCCGGCGCGTAAAGCGGTTTGTCGCCGGCCTCGATTACGATGTCTCCTATCCCATTATCGTGGACCGTAAGAGAGAGATCGCCGGCGCCTACAAGGTGGGGGTGCTGCCGACAACCATATTCATTGGGAAAGACGGTAAAGTCAAACTCTTCCATATCGGCTACAAACCCGGCAATGAAAATGAATTTGATGACCTGATTAAAAAACTGCTGAAATAA
- a CDS encoding TlpA family protein disulfide reductase, with amino-acid sequence MKRGKLFLVVLVFFLVVPGITLCFQGVSEAQGTAMKVKIGQKAPDFTLKSLDGEEITLSRYFGKKVVMLEFWATWCDICKKEIPTLIKDYNKYKDKGFELLAIALETGDAAKVRKMVEEKGIPYPVLIDSDLKVATKIYRLAGPIPLKVIIGVDGTVKYTHVGDYPPGENEVPFVLDDLVKEVPE; translated from the coding sequence ATGAAGAGAGGAAAATTGTTTCTTGTCGTACTGGTGTTTTTCCTGGTTGTTCCCGGTATTACCCTGTGTTTTCAAGGGGTGTCGGAGGCCCAAGGTACGGCCATGAAGGTAAAGATCGGGCAGAAGGCCCCGGACTTTACCCTGAAATCCCTGGATGGGGAGGAGATCACCCTTTCCAGGTATTTCGGCAAGAAGGTCGTGATGCTTGAATTCTGGGCGACGTGGTGCGACATCTGCAAGAAGGAAATCCCGACCCTGATCAAGGATTACAACAAATACAAGGACAAGGGATTCGAACTTCTCGCCATTGCCCTGGAAACCGGAGATGCCGCGAAGGTCAGAAAAATGGTCGAGGAAAAGGGAATACCCTACCCGGTACTCATTGACAGTGACCTGAAGGTGGCCACCAAGATCTACAGGCTGGCTGGGCCCATACCCCTGAAAGTCATCATTGGCGTTGACGGCACCGTGAAATACACCCATGTCGGGGACTACCCTCCCGGCGAGAACGAGGTCCCCTTTGTCCTCGACGATCTTGTGAAGGAGGTGCCGGAATAG